A region from the Saccharomonospora azurea NA-128 genome encodes:
- the trpC gene encoding indole-3-glycerol phosphate synthase TrpC, with the protein MSVLEDIIADVRADLAEREAALPFEELKRRAAEAPEPRDAMAALRESGIAVIAEVKRRSPSKGDLASIPDPASLAKDYEDAGARVISVLTERHRFGGSLDDLAAVRAVVDVPLLRKDFIVSPYQVHEARLYGADMVLLIVAALEQNALVSLLDRVESLGMTALVEVHNAEEADRALEAGASVIGINARNLHTLEVDRDVFGRLAPGLPMDVYKIAESGVRGPGDLMAYAGHGADAVLVGEGLVSTEDPKGALVKLVTAGSHPACPRPSR; encoded by the coding sequence GTGAGCGTTCTGGAAGACATCATCGCCGACGTGCGGGCCGATCTCGCCGAGCGCGAGGCGGCGCTGCCGTTCGAGGAACTCAAGCGCCGTGCCGCCGAGGCCCCGGAGCCGAGGGACGCCATGGCGGCGTTGCGCGAGTCGGGTATCGCCGTGATCGCGGAAGTCAAGCGCCGCAGTCCTTCCAAGGGCGATCTGGCGTCGATTCCCGACCCGGCGTCGCTGGCGAAGGACTACGAGGACGCGGGCGCGCGAGTGATCAGCGTGCTCACCGAACGTCACCGCTTCGGTGGGTCGCTGGACGACCTCGCGGCTGTGCGTGCGGTGGTCGACGTTCCCTTGCTGCGCAAGGACTTCATCGTCAGCCCGTACCAGGTGCACGAGGCGAGGTTGTACGGCGCCGACATGGTGCTGCTGATCGTCGCCGCGCTGGAGCAGAACGCGCTCGTGTCCCTGCTCGACCGGGTCGAGTCCCTCGGGATGACGGCGCTGGTCGAGGTGCACAACGCGGAGGAGGCCGACCGGGCTCTGGAGGCTGGCGCCTCCGTCATCGGCATCAACGCGCGCAACCTGCACACGCTCGAGGTGGACCGCGACGTGTTCGGCAGGCTCGCGCCGGGGCTGCCGATGGACGTCTACAAGATCGCGGAGTCCGGCGTGCGCGGACCGGGCGACCTGATGGCGTACGCGGGGCACGGGGCCGACGCGGTGCTGGTCGGTGAGGGCCTGGTCTCGACCGAGGACCCGAAGGGCGCGCTCGTGAAGCTCGTGACGGCGGGATCGCACCCGGCTTGCCCGAGGCCGAGCCGATGA
- a CDS encoding Trp biosynthesis-associated membrane protein, with protein sequence MPDSAKRPLWIALAALASAALALWGASSLTWVDVPAGTVFHGELREEISGSDLVTWPVPLALLALAAMAATLALRGVARRVLGIVLVAVAVWVTVLVLDGSAYDVDLSTRAPGYDAMPGEPTKTWLGPGAALVAAALYAFAGAVLAWRGHRMPRMGAKYSAPGEQKERRRSGNPDADLWNALSEGEDPTTRDR encoded by the coding sequence GTGCCTGACTCGGCCAAGCGTCCACTGTGGATCGCCCTGGCGGCGTTGGCGTCGGCGGCGCTGGCTCTGTGGGGCGCGTCCTCGCTGACGTGGGTCGACGTGCCCGCGGGGACCGTGTTCCACGGTGAGCTGCGCGAGGAGATCTCCGGCTCCGACCTGGTGACGTGGCCGGTGCCGCTGGCGCTGCTGGCTCTGGCCGCGATGGCCGCGACGCTCGCGCTCCGCGGTGTGGCCCGCCGTGTCCTCGGGATCGTGCTCGTCGCGGTGGCCGTGTGGGTGACGGTGCTCGTGCTGGACGGTTCAGCCTACGACGTGGACCTGTCCACGCGGGCGCCCGGCTACGACGCGATGCCGGGCGAACCGACGAAGACCTGGCTCGGCCCCGGAGCGGCGTTGGTCGCGGCGGCCCTCTACGCGTTCGCGGGGGCCGTCCTCGCGTGGCGGGGGCACCGCATGCCCCGAATGGGCGCGAAGTACTCCGCTCCGGGTGAGCAGAAGGAACGCAGGCGGTCCGGAAACCCCGACGCCGACCTGTGGAACGCGTTGTCGGAGGGTGAGGATCCCACCACACGCGATCGTTGA
- a CDS encoding anthranilate synthase component I, translating into MVTAQTSHPVARGLGEVSPSRDDFRALAQERRVIPVVRRLLADADTPVGLYRKLAGDRPGTFLLESAENGQSWSRWSFVGVDSPSALTVRDGKPVWTGTPVAGLPTEGDPLEVLRETLATLHTEPLPGLPPLTGGLVGYVGYDAVRWIERLPELAERDIDIPELTMLLATDLAVLDHHEGTVTLIANAVNWDDSPERVDAAYDDAVRRLDVMAERLADSAPATNAVFERPAPEFTRKTAKEDFHAAVHKTVEAIKAGEAFQVVPSQRFEMSTDADALDVYRVLRTSNPSPYMYLLRLDGFDIVGSSPEALVTVRDGKATTHPIAGTRWRGADAEEDARLAKDLLADEKERAEHLMLVDLGRNDLGKVCRPGTVRVVDSFTIERYSHVMHIVSTITGELAEDATAFDAVLACFPAGTLSGAPKVRAMELIEELEPTRRALYGGIVGYLDFAGDADTAIAIRTALMRDGVAYVQAGAGVVADSDADYEDTESLNKARTVLSAVAAAGSMTPAKAADSGA; encoded by the coding sequence ATGGTGACTGCCCAGACTTCCCACCCCGTGGCCCGCGGACTGGGTGAGGTCAGCCCGAGTCGTGACGACTTCCGGGCGCTCGCACAGGAACGCCGTGTGATCCCGGTGGTGCGGCGGTTGCTGGCGGACGCGGACACGCCCGTGGGGCTGTACCGCAAGCTCGCCGGTGACCGGCCCGGTACGTTCCTGCTGGAGTCGGCCGAGAACGGGCAGTCCTGGTCGCGATGGTCGTTCGTCGGCGTCGACAGTCCCTCCGCGTTGACCGTCCGGGACGGCAAGCCCGTGTGGACGGGCACTCCCGTCGCCGGGTTGCCCACCGAGGGCGACCCGCTGGAGGTCCTGCGCGAGACCCTCGCGACGCTGCACACCGAACCGTTGCCGGGCCTGCCGCCGTTGACCGGTGGCCTCGTCGGCTACGTCGGCTACGACGCCGTGCGGTGGATCGAGCGGCTGCCCGAACTCGCCGAACGCGACATCGACATCCCCGAGCTGACGATGCTGCTCGCCACCGACCTCGCCGTGCTGGACCACCACGAGGGCACGGTCACGCTCATCGCCAACGCGGTGAACTGGGACGACTCCCCGGAACGCGTCGACGCGGCCTACGACGACGCGGTGCGGCGGCTGGACGTGATGGCCGAGCGGCTCGCCGATTCCGCTCCGGCCACCAACGCGGTGTTCGAGCGCCCGGCGCCGGAGTTCACCCGGAAGACCGCCAAGGAGGACTTCCACGCCGCCGTGCACAAGACGGTGGAGGCGATCAAGGCCGGAGAGGCGTTCCAGGTCGTGCCGTCGCAGCGGTTCGAGATGAGCACGGACGCCGACGCGCTCGACGTGTACCGCGTGCTGCGGACGTCGAACCCGAGCCCGTACATGTACCTGTTGCGCCTCGACGGTTTCGACATCGTGGGGTCGAGCCCGGAGGCGCTGGTCACCGTCCGGGACGGCAAGGCGACCACTCACCCGATCGCGGGCACCCGGTGGCGTGGCGCGGACGCGGAGGAGGACGCCCGGCTCGCGAAGGACCTCCTCGCCGACGAGAAGGAGCGCGCCGAGCACCTGATGCTCGTGGACCTCGGCCGCAACGACCTCGGCAAGGTGTGCCGTCCGGGCACGGTCCGGGTGGTGGACTCGTTCACCATCGAGCGGTACAGCCACGTGATGCACATCGTGTCCACGATCACGGGGGAGCTCGCCGAGGACGCGACGGCGTTCGACGCGGTGCTCGCGTGCTTCCCGGCGGGCACGCTGTCGGGCGCGCCGAAGGTCCGGGCCATGGAGCTGATCGAGGAGCTGGAGCCCACCCGGAGAGCTCTCTACGGTGGGATCGTCGGCTACCTCGACTTCGCGGGGGACGCCGACACCGCGATCGCGATCCGCACGGCGCTGATGCGGGACGGCGTGGCCTACGTCCAGGCGGGTGCCGGTGTCGTCGCCGACTCCGACGCGGACTACGAGGACACCGAGTCGCTGAACAAGGCGCGGACGGTGCTCTCGGCCGTGGCGGCGGCGGGGAGCATGACTCCGGCGAAGGCGGCCGATTCCGGTGCCTGA
- a CDS encoding TetR/AcrR family transcriptional regulator: MTTAKGSTSDRPPTRRRGRRAGGEDTRAALLTAARAVFAEHGYHRATVRAIATRAGVDPAMVNHWFGGKDGLFAQAVLHMPFDVRAVVEDVTADGPDRLGENIVRRFVTTWDGAGGPVFKALVRSVTTHDEARSALRDVLLTKLFTAITATAGSDRPDLRASLCATQVIGLGIARYVMEVEPVASADLDTLVAMIAPTLQRYLTGDLDEPGGAAA; the protein is encoded by the coding sequence ATGACGACCGCGAAGGGCAGCACGTCCGACCGCCCGCCCACACGCAGGCGCGGCAGGCGCGCGGGCGGGGAGGACACGCGGGCGGCACTGCTCACCGCCGCCCGCGCCGTGTTCGCCGAGCACGGCTACCACCGCGCGACCGTCAGAGCCATCGCGACCAGAGCCGGGGTGGACCCGGCGATGGTGAACCACTGGTTCGGCGGCAAGGACGGGCTGTTCGCCCAGGCGGTCCTCCACATGCCGTTCGACGTGCGCGCCGTCGTCGAGGACGTCACCGCCGACGGGCCGGACCGGCTCGGCGAGAACATCGTGCGCCGGTTCGTCACCACGTGGGACGGCGCGGGCGGGCCGGTGTTCAAGGCCCTCGTCCGCAGCGTGACCACCCACGACGAGGCGCGCAGCGCGCTGCGCGACGTCCTGCTCACGAAGCTCTTCACGGCGATCACGGCCACGGCGGGCAGCGACCGGCCGGACCTGCGGGCGAGCCTGTGTGCCACCCAGGTCATCGGCCTCGGCATCGCCCGTTACGTGATGGAGGTCGAGCCGGTCGCCTCCGCCGACCTCGACACGCTCGTGGCCATGATCGCGCCCACCCTCCAGCGCTACCTCACCGGCGACCTGGACGAGCCGGGCGGCGCCGCCGCCTGA
- the hisI gene encoding phosphoribosyl-AMP cyclohydrolase — translation MSGLDPELARRLKRNADGLVCAVVVEHSTSQVLMVAWMDDEALHRTLTTRRGTYFSRSRGKLWTKGETSGHVQHVREVRLDCDSDTVLVRVDQTGPACHTGTHTCFDGADRLLLADEPA, via the coding sequence GTGAGCGGACTCGACCCGGAGCTCGCGCGACGCCTCAAGCGCAACGCCGACGGCCTGGTGTGCGCGGTCGTGGTGGAGCACTCGACGTCGCAGGTGCTCATGGTGGCGTGGATGGACGACGAGGCACTGCACCGCACGCTCACCACGCGTCGGGGCACCTACTTCTCGCGCAGCCGAGGGAAGCTGTGGACGAAGGGGGAGACCTCGGGGCACGTCCAGCACGTGCGCGAGGTGCGTCTCGACTGCGATTCCGACACGGTGCTGGTGCGCGTCGACCAGACCGGGCCGGCGTGTCACACCGGCACCCACACCTGTTTCGACGGCGCCGACCGGCTCCTGCTGGCCGACGAACCGGCCTGA
- the hisF gene encoding imidazole glycerol phosphate synthase subunit HisF, which produces MSVAVRVIPCLDVDAGRVVKGVNFADLRDAGDPVELARLYDSEGADELTFLDVTASSGNRETTFDVVRRTAEQVFIPLTVGGGVRSTEDVDRLLRAGADKVSINTAAIARPELLREASRRFGAQCVVLSVDARRVPEGGTPTPSGFEVTTHGGRRGTGIDAVEWAARGEELGVGEILLNSMDADGTKQGFDLELLELVRAAVRVPLIASGGAGAVEHFLPAVRAGADAVLAASVFHFGEMKIGDVKAALREGGVEVR; this is translated from the coding sequence ATGTCCGTCGCGGTGAGAGTCATCCCCTGTCTCGACGTCGACGCGGGCCGGGTGGTCAAGGGCGTCAACTTCGCCGACCTCCGGGACGCCGGGGATCCGGTCGAACTGGCCCGCCTCTACGACTCCGAGGGGGCCGACGAGCTGACGTTCCTCGACGTCACGGCCTCGTCGGGCAACCGCGAGACCACCTTCGACGTCGTGCGCCGCACGGCGGAGCAGGTGTTCATCCCGCTCACCGTGGGCGGCGGGGTGCGCAGCACGGAGGACGTCGACCGGCTGCTGCGCGCGGGAGCCGACAAGGTGAGCATCAACACGGCCGCCATCGCCCGTCCCGAACTCCTGCGGGAGGCGTCGCGCCGGTTCGGCGCGCAGTGCGTCGTGCTGTCGGTGGACGCGCGGCGGGTGCCCGAAGGCGGCACGCCGACCCCGTCCGGCTTCGAGGTCACCACGCACGGCGGGCGGCGTGGCACGGGGATCGACGCCGTGGAGTGGGCGGCGCGCGGCGAGGAGCTGGGCGTCGGGGAGATCCTGCTCAACTCGATGGACGCCGACGGCACGAAGCAGGGCTTCGACCTGGAACTGCTGGAGCTCGTGCGGGCGGCCGTGCGGGTGCCGCTCATCGCGAGCGGTGGCGCGGGCGCGGTGGAGCACTTCCTGCCCGCCGTCCGGGCGGGCGCCGACGCGGTGCTGGCCGCGAGCGTCTTCCACTTCGGGGAGATGAAGATCGGCGACGTGAAGGCGGCGCTGCGCGAGGGAGGTGTCGAGGTCCGGTGA
- a CDS encoding PPOX class F420-dependent oxidoreductase: MRHAERRAAVPLAPVARHDGAVDTESELARLDSEKYVSLVTFRKTGAEVATPVWIARDGAELLVFSERHAGKVKRIRNNPEVRLTACDVLGKKTHGPTVTGTARVLDDAGSEHARRVIARRYGVLGRLTMFFSRLRGGPQRTVGIAITLTD, encoded by the coding sequence ATGCGACACGCCGAGCGCAGGGCCGCCGTGCCGCTCGCGCCTGTGGCCCGGCACGATGGCGCGGTGGACACCGAGAGCGAACTCGCGCGACTGGACTCCGAGAAGTACGTGTCGCTGGTCACCTTCCGCAAGACCGGAGCCGAGGTGGCGACTCCCGTGTGGATCGCCCGGGACGGTGCCGAACTGCTCGTGTTCAGCGAGCGGCACGCCGGCAAGGTGAAGCGCATCCGCAACAACCCCGAGGTGCGGCTGACCGCGTGCGACGTGCTGGGCAAGAAGACCCACGGCCCGACCGTCACCGGCACGGCACGGGTGCTCGACGACGCGGGGAGCGAACACGCTCGGCGCGTGATCGCCCGCCGGTACGGCGTCCTCGGCCGGCTCACGATGTTCTTCAGCAGACTACGGGGCGGCCCGCAGCGCACCGTCGGCATCGCGATCACGCTCACCGACTGA
- the priA gene encoding bifunctional 1-(5-phosphoribosyl)-5-((5-phosphoribosylamino)methylideneamino)imidazole-4-carboxamide isomerase/phosphoribosylanthranilate isomerase PriA, with product MSFTLLPAVDVADGQAVRLVQGEAGTETSYGSPLEAALAWQRDGAEWIHLVDLDAAFGKGSNRELLAEVVGRLDVNVELSGGIRDDESLAAALATGARRVNLGTAALEDPEWSARVVATHGDRVAIGLDVRITDQGHRLAARGWTKDGGDLWDTLERLDRDGAQRYVVTDVSKDGTLRGPNVDLLREVTARTDAAIIASGGVSSLDDLRALAALRSDGVEGAIVGKALYAGAFTLPEALEAVA from the coding sequence GTGAGCTTCACACTACTTCCCGCCGTGGACGTGGCCGACGGACAGGCCGTGCGTCTGGTGCAGGGCGAGGCAGGGACCGAAACCTCCTACGGATCGCCGCTGGAAGCGGCGCTGGCCTGGCAGCGTGACGGTGCGGAGTGGATCCATCTGGTGGACCTCGACGCCGCGTTCGGCAAGGGCTCCAACCGGGAACTCCTGGCCGAGGTCGTGGGCCGGCTCGACGTGAACGTCGAGCTGTCCGGGGGCATCCGCGACGACGAGTCGCTGGCCGCCGCACTGGCGACCGGTGCGCGGCGCGTGAACCTCGGCACCGCGGCGCTGGAGGACCCGGAGTGGAGCGCGCGCGTCGTCGCGACGCACGGCGACCGGGTCGCGATCGGGCTCGACGTCCGGATCACCGACCAGGGGCACCGCCTCGCCGCGCGTGGGTGGACCAAGGACGGCGGCGACCTGTGGGACACGCTGGAGCGGCTCGACCGCGACGGCGCCCAGCGCTACGTCGTCACCGACGTGAGCAAGGACGGCACGCTGCGCGGCCCGAACGTCGACCTGCTGCGCGAGGTGACGGCCCGCACCGATGCGGCGATCATCGCGTCGGGCGGTGTGTCCAGCCTCGACGACCTCCGGGCGCTGGCCGCCCTGCGCAGTGACGGCGTCGAGGGCGCCATCGTCGGCAAGGCGCTCTACGCGGGCGCGTTCACGCTGCCCGAGGCCCTGGAGGCCGTGGCGTAG
- the hisH gene encoding imidazole glycerol phosphate synthase subunit HisH: MTSSASVVILDYGSGNLRSAERALRRTGAAVDVTSDPRVALEADGLVVPGVGAFAACMEGLLSVGGDRLIGKRLAGGRPVLGICVGMQILFERGVEHDVEARGVGEWPGTVDRLDAEVLPHMGWNTVAAPEDSQLFAGLDADTRFYFVHSYAVRRWELESELPGAQPKVTTAHHGEEFVAAVENGPLWATQFHPEKSGDAGAHILRNWVQTL, encoded by the coding sequence GTGACTTCGAGTGCTTCAGTCGTCATCCTCGACTACGGGTCCGGCAACCTCCGTTCCGCCGAGCGCGCCCTGCGGCGCACCGGCGCCGCCGTCGACGTGACCTCGGACCCCCGGGTGGCGCTGGAGGCCGACGGGCTCGTCGTCCCGGGTGTCGGAGCCTTCGCGGCGTGCATGGAAGGGCTCCTGAGCGTCGGTGGCGACCGCCTCATCGGCAAGCGACTCGCGGGTGGACGCCCCGTGCTGGGCATCTGCGTCGGGATGCAGATCCTCTTCGAACGCGGTGTCGAGCACGACGTCGAGGCCCGGGGCGTGGGCGAGTGGCCGGGCACGGTCGACCGGCTCGACGCCGAGGTCCTGCCGCACATGGGCTGGAACACCGTCGCCGCCCCCGAGGATTCGCAGCTGTTCGCCGGTCTCGACGCGGACACCCGGTTCTACTTCGTGCACTCCTACGCCGTGCGGCGGTGGGAACTGGAGTCGGAACTGCCCGGCGCGCAGCCGAAGGTCACCACGGCCCACCACGGCGAGGAGTTCGTGGCCGCGGTCGAGAACGGTCCGTTGTGGGCGACGCAGTTCCACCCCGAGAAGTCGGGTGACGCCGGCGCGCACATCCTCCGCAACTGGGTCCAGACCCTCTGA
- a CDS encoding MFS transporter — MSDVPASPLRHRPFVLMLSAAVGAFAGFALLLPVVPLWTVRQGAGSVIAGASTGVFMASTVLAQFAVPAFVRAFGYRAGLVLGALLIGVPTPLLAVFPSAGAILATSFVRGLGFGLLTVCASALIAELLPSESVARGSGLYGLAVGMPQLVGLPAGTAIAENWGFVPVFVLATVLPLVAILPIAGLPRSRPRDTARGGLRGAVDVAAATWRPWLPMLAVSTGYGALATFLPIVLSPSVAAAALLVVPGAAMFTRWLAGHYGDRVAAPGRMLLPALAVGGAGLLGFALVSEADGLAAVAVVAVALFGVGFGVVQNDALVAMFARAPAAQASVAWNVAFDAGQGLGAVALGALISGTTVATGFTLLAVAAL; from the coding sequence GTGAGTGACGTGCCCGCCTCCCCGCTGCGGCACCGGCCGTTCGTGCTGATGCTGTCGGCCGCGGTGGGTGCGTTCGCCGGCTTCGCGCTGCTGCTGCCCGTGGTGCCGCTGTGGACCGTCCGGCAGGGTGCGGGCTCGGTGATCGCCGGGGCGTCCACCGGCGTTTTCATGGCGAGCACCGTGCTGGCGCAGTTCGCGGTGCCCGCGTTCGTCCGCGCGTTCGGCTACCGCGCGGGGCTCGTGCTCGGAGCGCTGCTGATCGGCGTGCCCACGCCGCTGCTGGCCGTGTTCCCGTCCGCCGGGGCCATCCTCGCGACGTCGTTCGTCCGGGGTCTCGGCTTCGGTCTGCTCACGGTGTGTGCCAGCGCGCTGATCGCGGAGCTGTTGCCCTCGGAGTCGGTCGCCCGCGGCTCGGGGCTCTACGGCCTCGCCGTGGGCATGCCCCAGCTCGTCGGGTTGCCCGCGGGCACGGCGATCGCGGAGAACTGGGGTTTCGTGCCGGTGTTCGTGCTGGCCACCGTCCTGCCGCTCGTCGCGATCCTGCCGATCGCGGGGCTGCCCCGGTCGCGCCCGCGGGACACCGCACGAGGCGGGCTGCGCGGGGCGGTGGACGTCGCCGCCGCCACGTGGCGCCCGTGGCTGCCGATGCTCGCGGTGTCCACCGGTTACGGTGCGCTCGCGACGTTCCTGCCGATCGTGCTCAGCCCCTCCGTCGCGGCGGCCGCGTTGCTGGTCGTGCCGGGCGCGGCGATGTTCACCCGCTGGCTCGCGGGGCACTACGGGGACCGGGTCGCCGCCCCGGGCCGGATGCTGCTGCCCGCCCTCGCGGTCGGCGGCGCGGGCCTGCTCGGGTTCGCACTCGTCTCCGAGGCCGACGGCCTCGCCGCCGTCGCCGTCGTGGCGGTGGCCCTCTTCGGCGTGGGATTCGGGGTCGTGCAGAACGACGCGCTGGTGGCGATGTTCGCGAGGGCCCCGGCCGCGCAGGCGAGCGTGGCCTGGAACGTCGCCTTCGACGCGGGCCAGGGGCTCGGTGCCGTCGCCCTGGGAGCGTTGATCTCGGGCACCACCGTGGCGACGGGTTTCACGCTGCTGGCGGTCGCTGCCCTGG
- a CDS encoding PHP domain-containing protein, protein MSPVGVLRQIALHLERAGAPTYRVRAFRTAAGVVEGLSHDELERRAAEGTLTQLRGIGKTTAGVITDALAGREPEYLTEVAGGAENLPDGGVLLTALRGDCHTHSDWSDGGSSIEEMAEAARQLGHEYVVLTDHSPRLTVARGLSAERLREQLAVVAALNAVYADAGTPFRILTGIEVDILDDGSLDQDPDLLAELDIVVASVHSQLRMERRRMTERMVTAVSNPHVDILGHCTGRLVTGRGRPESDFDADAVFEACRDNGVAVEINSRPERLDPPRRLLRRARELGCRFSIDTDAHAPGQLGWQPYGCARALECGVGVEDVVNTLPADELLSWARER, encoded by the coding sequence ATGAGCCCCGTGGGCGTGCTCAGGCAGATCGCGCTGCACCTCGAACGGGCGGGCGCGCCGACCTACCGGGTGCGGGCGTTCCGCACGGCCGCCGGGGTGGTGGAGGGGCTCAGCCACGACGAGCTGGAGCGCCGCGCCGCCGAGGGCACCCTGACGCAGCTGCGCGGCATCGGCAAGACCACGGCGGGCGTGATCACCGACGCGCTCGCCGGGCGCGAGCCCGAGTACCTGACCGAGGTCGCGGGCGGCGCGGAGAACCTGCCGGACGGCGGAGTGCTGCTGACGGCGTTGCGCGGCGACTGCCACACGCACTCCGACTGGTCGGACGGCGGGAGCTCGATCGAGGAGATGGCCGAGGCGGCCCGCCAGCTCGGCCACGAGTACGTGGTGCTCACCGACCACTCGCCGAGGCTGACGGTGGCGCGCGGCCTGTCCGCCGAACGCCTGCGTGAGCAGCTGGCGGTGGTGGCGGCGCTCAACGCCGTGTACGCGGACGCGGGCACGCCCTTTCGCATCCTCACCGGGATCGAGGTCGACATCCTCGACGACGGATCGCTGGACCAGGATCCGGATCTCCTGGCCGAGCTCGACATCGTGGTGGCCAGCGTGCACTCGCAGCTGAGGATGGAACGCCGCCGCATGACCGAGCGCATGGTCACGGCCGTGTCGAACCCCCACGTCGACATCCTCGGTCACTGCACCGGACGGCTGGTGACGGGCAGGGGCAGACCCGAGTCGGACTTCGACGCCGACGCCGTTTTCGAGGCGTGCCGCGACAACGGCGTCGCCGTGGAGATCAACTCGCGGCCGGAGCGGCTGGACCCGCCGCGGCGGCTGCTCCGCCGGGCGCGTGAACTGGGGTGCCGGTTCAGCATCGACACCGACGCGCACGCGCCCGGGCAGCTGGGCTGGCAGCCCTACGGGTGCGCGCGAGCGCTGGAGTGCGGGGTGGGTGTGGAGGACGTCGTCAACACCCTGCCCGCCGACGAACTCCTGAGCTGGGCGAGGGAACGTTGA
- a CDS encoding metallophosphoesterase family protein, translating into MRVLVLSDTHVPQRARGLPERVWSEVAAADVVVHAGDWVSVDLLDRLDAAASRLVAVYGNNDGPELRERLPEVARVELDGVRLAVVHETGPTRGRERRCDQWFPDTDVLVFGHSHIPWDTTTPAGLRLLNPGSPTDRRRQPACTFLTATVRDARLHDVELHELPRKAGR; encoded by the coding sequence ATGCGAGTGCTCGTCCTCTCCGACACGCACGTGCCGCAGCGCGCTCGCGGGTTGCCCGAGCGGGTGTGGAGCGAGGTCGCCGCCGCCGACGTCGTCGTGCACGCGGGGGACTGGGTCTCGGTCGACCTGCTCGACCGGCTCGACGCGGCCGCCTCCCGGTTGGTGGCGGTGTACGGCAACAACGACGGCCCCGAGCTGCGGGAGCGGCTGCCCGAGGTCGCGCGGGTCGAGCTGGACGGTGTCCGGCTGGCCGTGGTGCACGAGACCGGGCCGACCCGCGGGCGGGAGCGGCGTTGCGACCAGTGGTTCCCCGACACCGACGTCCTGGTGTTCGGGCACAGTCACATCCCGTGGGACACGACCACCCCGGCCGGGCTGCGCCTGCTGAACCCCGGCTCGCCGACCGACCGGCGTCGTCAACCGGCGTGCACGTTCCTGACGGCGACGGTCCGCGACGCGCGCCTGCACGACGTGGAGCTGCACGAACTTCCCCGGAAGGCCGGACGATGA